A part of Vespa crabro chromosome 20, iyVesCrab1.2, whole genome shotgun sequence genomic DNA contains:
- the LOC124431038 gene encoding uncharacterized protein LOC124431038 codes for MNESKLEQLEDKKNDKVHLQSNESVINNLKEESLSKNISKDLSNSIDQAKCSINTLNQRKTQYNFKDSDNVNKIGQSTTSYFRSKRIDINRTSVDYSKSNSNDKNLKDNPTAMSKFRSGTKIPRYSMYESRKEQQVRASSPCGITFVKARNNSTKQRWSGFNRAAVTRCYTGGSSGCHSSRSQGSTHPYPPTLQTREVSSKCYTREKDPIVRSNIIGLSSKILRTRNSVTDAFITTININNSKPYTNINSTNKIFSGSKSSTGIPKTSQTFAYGCCKKPKKCCKKKRKETCDEAMIPGKVICTKPKKRDCCPKPKCSKPKKKPDCKELPPLRASCNKAKTKKKKICKRYCCPSLKDSDCFKTRGTCPGKKCNAEREIKDEFNEETDDPSCLPHKEEVSYQRKNDCDNDKNERDCNSGRNMCTSPKKCIRSFDCIEKEESCLDVIKNQQELCNKPKKKDCCKRNSRRSKSCGNRRYHSGTKSRKIKSYVTIPMFDVSVVALRPYQNDAVLRFYSSCKNDWKPPTICKKDQNEDSCKCKKPDPPNCLNVKKCEDSTPIETTCMTKKDPCDDKPKEDPCAVTKTNDICCKSKTDVSSCKDQKEVHQARWDRELREIEKCKNIGKESCKKKCNNLDNVISSCQKHKCNKFESIDLSNGYDHRSSSFQLNNSFLPFCIGSTDSSLLNFGMKSNNIIPNRSFSMTKIMKDIYREELPILIETELPEKEWADEESSSE; via the exons CAATCCAATGAAAGTGTAATAAACAATCTAAAGGAAGAATCATTGtcaaagaatatttcaaaagatttATCGAATTCAATCGATCAAGCTAAATGTTCGATTAATACGTTGAATCAGAGGAAAACACAATATAACTTTAAAGACTCGGATAATGTTAATAAGATCGGACAGAGTACGACATCGTATTTTCGTTCTAAACGAATTGATATCAACAGGACGTCCGTTGATTATTCAAAGAGTAAttcaaacgataaaaatctaaAGGATAATCCAACAGCAATGTCGAAGTTTAGATCGGGCACAAAGATACCTAGATACAGTATGTACGAATCGAGGAAAGAACAGCAAGTAAGGGCTTCCTCGCCTTGCGGAATAACGTTCGTTAAAGCACGAAATAATTCAACGAAGCAAAGATGGTCCGGTTTCAATCGAGCTGCCGTTACCAGATGTTATACCGGTGGAAGTTCTGGATGTCACAGCTCAAGATCTCAAGGATCTACGCATCCTTACCCACCTACCTTGCAGACTCGCGAGGTTTCCTCTAAGTGTTACaccagagagaaagatccAATCGTCAGATCGAATATCATCGGCTTGTCCTCTAAGATACTGAGAACGAGAAACTCTGTTACTGATGCTTTTATAACTACTATTAACATCAACAATTCAAAaccatatacaaatattaattcaacGAATAAGATTTTCTCAGGATCGAAATCATCGACAG GCATTCCGAAGACTTCACAAACGTTCGCTTATGGATGTTGCAAAAAACCTAAAAAATGTTGCAAGAAAAAACGTAAAGAAACTTGCGACGAGGCGATGATACCGGGGAAAGTGATTTGTACGAAACCAAAGAAGAGAGATTGTTGTCCAAAACCGAAATGTTCCAAACCCAAAAAGAAACCGGATTGTAAGGAATTACCACCACTACGTGCATCCTGCAATAAAGCTAAaactaaaaagaagaaaatttgtaaaCGTTATTGTTGCCCCTCGTTAAAAGATAGCGATTGTTTTAAAACGAGAGGTACATGTCCAGGAAAGAAATGCAATgccgaaagagaaataaaagatgaatTTAATGAAGAAACGGATGACCCTTCTTGCTTGCCACACAAAGAAGAAGTATCGTATCAAAGGAAAAATGATTgcgataatgataagaacgaaagGGATTGTAACTCGGGTCGTAATATGTGTACCAGCccaaaaaaatgtattagaaGTTTTGATTGcatagaaaaggaagagagctGTTTagatgtaattaaaaatcaacaaGAGCTTTGTAATAAGCCTAAGAAGAAAGATTGTTGTAAACGTAACTCTAGGAGATCGAAAAGTTGTGGTAACAGACGTTATCACTCTGGAACGAAATCTCGTAAGATAAAATCTTACGTGACCATTCCAATGTTTGATGTCAGTGTGGTCGCATTAAGACCATATCAAAACGATGCCGTACTACGGTTCTATAGCAGTTGTAAAAATGATTGGAAGCCACCAACGATATGTAAGAAGGATCAAAACGAAGATTCCTGCAAGTGTAAAAAACCAGATCCCCCCAATTGTTTAAATGTCAAGAAATGTGAAGATTCCACACCGATAGAAACTACGTGTATGACAAAGAAGGATCCTTGTGATGATAAACCAAAGGAGGATCCTTGTGCCGTTACAAAAACCAATGATATATGTTGCAAATCAAAAACTGATGTATCATCGTGCAAAG ATCAAAAAGAAGTTCATCAAGCCAGGTGGGACAGGGAATTGCGGGAAATTGAAAAATGCAAGAACATTGGTAAAGAATCATGTAAGAAGAAGTGCAACAATTTGGATAACGTTATCAGTTCCTGTCAGAAACATAAATGCAATAagttcgaatcgatcgatttatccaATGGTTATGATCATCGATCTTCCTCCTTTCAACTCAACAATTCGTTTCTACCATTTTGCATCGGATCAACTGACTCGTCTCTGTTGAACTTCGGAATgaaatctaataatattatacctaATCGATCGTTCTCTATGACAAAAATTATGAAGGATATTTACAGAGAGGAGTTGCCGATTCTCATTGAAACTGAATTACCTGAAAAGGAATGGGCCGACGAGGAGTCCTCTtccgaataa